TCCATGTCACGCAGCTTGACCAGCAGGTCGCAGATCGACCGTGCCGTCACCGGATCGAGCCCGGCGGTGGGCTCGTCGTACAGCATGTACCGGGGTTGCCCCGCCAGAGCGCGGGCGATGGCGACCCGGCGGCGCATGCCGCCTGACAACTCGGCCGGTTTCATGTCGATGGTGTGGGCCAACTCGACGAAGCCAAGCAACCGGGTCACGATCTCCTCGATCTCATGCTCGTCCCAGCCGCCCTCGTCGTAGAGGCGATAGCCCACATTCTGCCGGATGGTCAGCGAGTCGAACAGCGCGCCCTCCTGAAAGACGATGCCCATCTGGTCGCGGATGGCGATCAGCTCATCCTCTTTCAACCGGGAGATATCCACATCGCTGACCTTCACCTGCCCCGCATCGCAGCGCTCGAGGCCGATGAAGAGCCGCAGCAGGGTGGATTTGCCGGAACCGCTTCCGCCCAGGACGATCAGGCTCTCGGCGGGTCCCACCCGCAGACAGATATCCTGCAGCACCGGGGTGTCGGCGTAGGACTTGTCGACGTGCAACATCTCCAACATGACGCGCTCAGTGAAAAAACTCGATGATGAGTTTGTTCAGGATGAAGTCCGACATGATGACCAGTATGGAGGCGGCGACCACCGACTT
Above is a genomic segment from Acidobacteriota bacterium containing:
- a CDS encoding ATP-binding cassette domain-containing protein, which translates into the protein MLEMLHVDKSYADTPVLQDICLRVGPAESLIVLGGSGSGKSTLLRLFIGLERCDAGQVKVSDVDISRLKEDELIAIRDQMGIVFQEGALFDSLTIRQNVGYRLYDEGGWDEHEIEEIVTRLLGFVELAHTIDMKPAELSGGMRRRVAIARALAGQPRYMLYDEPTAGLDPVTARSICDLLVKLRDMEGMTSVVVTHDLNAAYFLAEHTARVVSPGDIRVEREPADQCFVHTSFSVLRDGRIVFSGNMDELVGSGDPYIQEFIS